A window of the Podarcis raffonei isolate rPodRaf1 chromosome 4, rPodRaf1.pri, whole genome shotgun sequence genome harbors these coding sequences:
- the LOC128412367 gene encoding uncharacterized protein LOC128412367, producing MVLLFLIEATAYRGTARITNKKYIPQFSNKSSTEFQELQKNVTEEIINNLPPSLRALIDSGKMRITITEITSGSVIVTFIIEMVPDRNIAHDEVERAVIEALNKSRHLDVDLTQTSIEVIPACQPDNNGCSEFAYCIPQSTNYSCECKPGFLDLSPQVPGRQCEDINECKGNNACSKLAVCENTIGSYKCQCYPGIMDLNTSNPGTECQDPILCLNMPDICLQSTVCLSLRHYICSSRQAFACRILFKTQSFTPDLYNPESEIYKNMSNKIRTTVSKGMIMKLGDDNFNIKMVGYQAGSVDAYFAFLLQGQKWIGTKNFTDYLTEVVTKMLDNKTAVTVTAIATSQQVEDLKPREDNSAWKTGVIVLAVLFSIALISIVVMVTVWLYMKKKMGKYIIEPQGPMGKFAFQNL from the exons ATGGTTCTCTTATTCCTTATAGAAGCCACAGCCTATCGTGGAACAGCCAGGATTACAAATAAAAAGTACATACCTCAATTCAGCAACAAATCAAGTACAGAGtttcaggagcttcaaaaaaaTGTCACCGAAGAG ATAATAAACAATTTGCCGCCTTCGTTGAGAGCATTAATAGATTCTGGGAAAATGCGTATAACCATAACTGAGATTACAAGCGGCAGTGTGATTGTGACCTTCATCATCGAGATGGTTCCAGATAGAAATATAGCACACGATGAGGTTGAAAGGGCTGTAATCGAAGCCTTAAACAAAAGCAGACATCTGGATGTAGACCTCACTCAGACTTCCATAGAAG TAATCCCTGCCTGTCAGCCAGACAACAATGGCTGTTCTGAATTTGCCTATTGCATCCCCCAAAGCACAAATTATTCATGTGAATGTAAGCCGGGATTTTTGGATCTGAGTCCCCAGGTGCCAGGAAGACAATGCGAAG ATATAAATGAATGCAAGGGAAATAACGCCTGTTCCAAGTTGGCTGTGTGTGAGAACACTATTGGCAGCTATAAATGTCAATGTTATCCAGGCATAATGGATCTGAATACAAGTAATCCTGGAACAGAGTGTCAAG ACCCCATCTTGTGTCTGAACATGCCTGATATTTGCTTGCAATCCACTGTGTGTCTTTCCTTACGACATTACATCTGTTCAA gcAGACAAGCATTTGCTTGCAGAATTTTATTCAAAACCCAGAGTTTTACACCTGACCTTTATAATCCAGAAAGTGAGATCTATAAGAATATGTCTAACAAAATCAGAACAACT GTTTCTAAAGGAATGATAATGAAGCTCGGAGATGACAACTTTAATATCAAAATGGTGGGATACCAAGCTGGAAGTGTGGATGCATATTTTGCATTTCTCCTGCAAGGACAAAAGTGGATTGGAACAAAAAATTTTACAGACTATTTAACAGAAGTAGTAACAAAAATGCTTGATAACAAGACTGCTGTAACAGTAACAG CAATTGCCACATCCCAGCAAGTGGAAGATCTGAAACCAAGGGAAGACAATTCAGCCTGGAAAACAGGAGTCATTGTCCTTGCGGTGCTCTTTAGCATTGCATTGATATCTATTGTGGTGATGGTCACAGTATGGCTTTATATGAAGAAAAAAATGGGCAAATATATTATCGAACCTCAAGGACCCATGGGAAAGTTTGCCTTTCAGAACTTGTGA